The segment AATGCTTTCTTTAAGGGTACGAAATTTGGGTTTggtttttgtacaattttcctTTGACGTTGAGTCCACCTCCTTTTCATAcattatttgtatttcttttttacgaTCTTTGCTACGTTTTAAATTatcctttaaatttataacatctTCATGCGATTCTtctaatataatttcaatttcttgCACTAAACGTTCGGCACTTTCACTCAAAATCGACGACTTATCCGAGTACACTGTATCATACAATTTATCGGTGTGAGTAGAGTCTTTTGTTTTATCATTATGTGTAGTGAAGTCAAGACTGGACACAGTAGTAGAACTTCTTTCATTCGTTTCATCTTTAAGCAAAAGATGTTTTAGAGATTCGAGtcgttttatttcattttcaatcCAATTTAATTGTTGTACCCGACCGCTATCGTTTTTGGTTTTTCTCAATAGTTTTTCCTTTTGGACAGCAGCAGCTTTTTTCTTCATTTCCTGACGTTTTTTCTCCTCATACTCAATTTCGGATTGTGTCAAAGGATTCAACCATTCACGCATTGTTGGCTGCTCGGCATCGGTGTTGGAATTATTTAATTCATTACTTGTGGGTATAACAAGCTTTTGTGTGGTCAAATCTGGTGTAGAGGTCACAGATGTAGCTGAGGATGAAGATTTTGTGGTTTTTGAAGTTTGTGTGGAACGACTTGTCTTGTTTTCTAAAGAAGTTGTAGATTCTTTTGTTGGTGGTGCTTCTGGTTGATGTTTAACATTTgatgttatttgtttaattctctCCTTACTTTGCGACGTTTTCATTTTTTCACTTTGAGTTTCTTTGCTAATTGTAGCTGCTACACTTGGCACTTGTGTGTTATTTTCTTTAAGGGCATTTTCATACTGACTTTTTGTTTTACATGGAAATTGCTTAGAATTGTAAGTTTTATCATGATTTAGTTGAAAATGAGGTGAAGATGCTGGCTTTGATTTGACATTGGTTTCAGGTTTAAtaactaataaattttaaattaaaaataatcaataagtTAACACAGTTAAATTCCATTTTAAACTcacctaaaattttatttgtattctcACTACTACTGCTGATAGAAGTAGAAGGTTTTTCTATTACACTTTTAGTGATGTCTTCTTCCGTTGTTATAGGTGCTACTCCCAATTCCACCTTTAATTTGTTCATATTACCTTGTCTATGTCTGTTATTTATACTTGAACTTACTGAATCGTAGACGTGATGTTGTTTGCAATCACTGGAGTTTGTACCACCACTACTATTTATTGTAGTAGAGTTACTGCTTTCATCTGCGACTTCTAAACGTGTTATACGTTTAACAATATCAcgtattaattgttttttctgCCTGCCATTAACGCTTTTAGCATCGATAAGTGAACAAATCAATTGTATGCCTAAATCCAATTCGGGTGCTTTTTTGCTTAGAGAAAACGAGCTGGCAGTTGTCGTTGAGTCTATTGAACAATGTgatagattttctttattttcatctAAGGcagtttgaaattttgtttgcagTTCGCGTATATTATTCAATTGTTgacatttttgttgatttttctcCGACAAAGCTTTTCGTTTCATTAGCAGTTCTGTTATGCTGTTTATAAAGGAATGTTCCGATTGATTAACATGCTTTTGGTTAACTGTTTTAACGACATAATCCGATGATTTAGATGTACGTGATTTAGATGATCTTGATGAACAATATTCAAAACTGGAAGGAGTAGCTGTTCCCTCTATTATGGAGTTTGCAGAAGACATACTACATTGTATTTCTTGGGAATGTAATGTTGGTGGTTTTATTAATGATGTTTGAGCATATTTTTCGAATTTCTTATTCAGCGAAGTGGATGATGTGGATTGTGATATCATTTTGGGTTTTGCTCCTCTTTTGGTAGTTTCCACTAAAGTACTACAGGCTAAGGGCGGTGTGCTATGTTCAATTTCAGTTGCTTTCagtttttttacagttttatgtTCTTCGGCTACAAGTTCTTGAATTTTATTTACTGCTACAGAAGTTCCTGGTTCAGAAACAAcactattttctttaaagaattcCCTAAGTAAAGATCTTTCCATGGTACTTATATTACTAGTAGACATAGATTTTATATAGCCAACATCACCAAGTGAATCCCACTCTAGACGTCTATGTGTTTTAGCAATTGATTCTGGTGTTTGTGTTTTGGTGTTTTTAAGGTTTTTCTTAGGCGTTTGTAAATTTTCTGTTGATATGCTTATGATCTTAAGGAGTTGAGATAattgtagaaattaaaaaatataattaaaacgtTATTCATATACAAGtgtcttttataaataaaagtttcaaaaatattcgTACCTTCTCTTTATCACCCTctgtttcaatatttatatccaCAATAACATCTTTAGAAGGAAAATGTGCTCCTTCACCAATAGCTTGCACTTGTACATCAATATTAGGTAAACTTTTACTATTAACTGCACCACAAACACTCAACGGTCTAGATGGCATCATAGCTAAGGCTTCACAACTGCTGCTAGTTGATGAAATTGTTTCCCGACTTTTGGTGCGCTTACAGCAGGATTCTATACTACCTCCACAATCACCTCCCTGAGTCTTTTGACTATCCTGACTACTGGCCGGAGAATACAGGCGCATAAATTTCTCTAAATCACGATCGTGTCCAAATTTCTGATAATACTCCATAATTTTATCACTTACGCGTGGGGTATTCGGTAAGACACGCTTTGTGTGTTTTGAACAATTGTCCATCGTTATGTTAGTTGTGTAtgctaaactaaaaattaatttttagctgtacgtctgtctgtcttaTCAATGACAAAATTAACAGCTGTGTTTTAGTAATATGTTATGCAGATGTACAGATATTAGTTACAATTGCTCGTGCCAGAAAATCCATTCAAAAAATTCCAAAACTCTAACAATAAgagaaatacaaattaaaaaaaaacaacccccaaaattgtttttgtatgaaaCAAGGCGagttcagataaggtggtgttagtcaacaacaacattaaggcgaattcagataaggtggtggctagggttctacagttgaaactaaaagtcgacttttcgacttttttcatttagttaaaagtcgacttttcgaattttgcattctatgaaaagtcgatttttcaacttttttcatttgaataaaaatccacttttagacttttcgactgtaagtattttataaacagtcgacattttccgacttttcgatttttttcgattttttcaactttttgacttctttctacttttttcgactattttttaactttttttttcgagattttccgactattttagagtttttgacttttttccacttttttaaaatttttgacttgattctacaattttcgatttttcggaTTTTTCCGACGTTTCGACTTTTtacaacttttcgacttttttcgactttcagacttttctgcttttttcgacttttattcacaaagtcgacttttcg is part of the Lucilia cuprina isolate Lc7/37 chromosome 3, ASM2204524v1, whole genome shotgun sequence genome and harbors:
- the LOC111681483 gene encoding Alstrom syndrome protein 1 homolog a-like; the encoded protein is MDNCSKHTKRVLPNTPRVSDKIMEYYQKFGHDRDLEKFMRLYSPASSQDSQKTQGGDCGGSIESCCKRTKSRETISSTSSSCEALAMMPSRPLSVCGAVNSKSLPNIDVQVQAIGEGAHFPSKDVIVDINIETEGDKEKIISISTENLQTPKKNLKNTKTQTPESIAKTHRRLEWDSLGDVGYIKSMSTSNISTMERSLLREFFKENSVVSEPGTSVAVNKIQELVAEEHKTVKKLKATEIEHSTPPLACSTLVETTKRGAKPKMISQSTSSTSLNKKFEKYAQTSLIKPPTLHSQEIQCSMSSANSIIEGTATPSSFEYCSSRSSKSRTSKSSDYVVKTVNQKHVNQSEHSFINSITELLMKRKALSEKNQQKCQQLNNIRELQTKFQTALDENKENLSHCSIDSTTTASSFSLSKKAPELDLGIQLICSLIDAKSVNGRQKKQLIRDIVKRITRLEVADESSNSTTINSSGGTNSSDCKQHHVYDSVSSSINNRHRQGNMNKLKVELGVAPITTEEDITKSVIEKPSTSISSSSENTNKILVIKPETNVKSKPASSPHFQLNHDKTYNSKQFPCKTKSQYENALKENNTQVPSVAATISKETQSEKMKTSQSKERIKQITSNVKHQPEAPPTKESTTSLENKTSRSTQTSKTTKSSSSATSVTSTPDLTTQKLVIPTSNELNNSNTDAEQPTMREWLNPLTQSEIEYEEKKRQEMKKKAAAVQKEKLLRKTKNDSGRVQQLNWIENEIKRLESLKHLLLKDETNERSSTTVSSLDFTTHNDKTKDSTHTDKLYDTVYSDKSSILSESAERLVQEIEIILEESHEDVINLKDNLKRSKDRKKEIQIMYEKEVDSTSKENCTKTKPKFRTLKESININEEQLLNVKENVGSGKERQQREKIDTPSTEKSQESESLRDLVQQKKRDFMAAYKTKKQHHYEALKQQQKKDFKYLNIQRQMHEKVATTTDSEHYSVPRTLTRKYVSNDVPYAYTQQPLPLTPNEREAKIIPHIPQRCNVIYSTAASGNMQNNQHITSCVPTFNKETAANTNTTTTSPSSIFCMSSDVSVPMGSQNTSSTPTTTHQYDDVATAATGVGVAVQTSDSILRSKPIYGPKRTSPIAKPYNAASSTTTACIQVKPKGIAYVIEFSESKTQTSYTTSNTDINSNDLQANEITNNLTSEPQLTLQEHLEKSKPKFLQQSKERKAILNQLQAMRQERDRQLREIIDNTSFNSLERRLQYLPPPPIQKVRILNTKEMKALTNKRFSSLPEVIARQERELEEKKRRGNRILRDVFNRRLQKRVRSGKLSLNHSRTVI